The Streptomyces sp. HSG2 genome has a segment encoding these proteins:
- a CDS encoding ABC transporter permease subunit, producing MSAVVTSAPPPKPAEKDETSAPAPHRSRLAHPLVRRLLPLVLVAAVAVPVAAMVWGSGTWPSALTVDVKTPLDDAYTWVVRNRETNPVFLYFLLHLSNWADGSVGWMTDLLVNLGWFPVGLGAVLISWRIGGLRDRRGYRLAVVTLGAFAVSGALGMWEATMETLALMAVAVAVSAVVGGLLGLAAGLSERFEKILRPVLDTMQIMPAFAYLLPLVLLFGIGVPSALIATIIYAAPPMARLTALGLRGADPGVMEASRSLGASPWQRLLTARLPLARKEVLLGLNQTIMMALSMVTIASVIGAGGLGEEVFQALSTVDVGKALAAGVPIVLLAVWLDRVTATAGDRLGEGSDPSASRLLRGPRGWALTAVVLAVTGAVGSRLLIEEWPEPWTVDISRPVNEAVDWFTGHLAEGVPVLGGTRVWADGFTMWVLDPLRDGLTGTPWWLLVLLAAFFGLLAGGWGAMATAATAMAAVGVIGVWDRSLDTLSQAVAGVVVTLALGCLIGVVAARVPLLERLLRPLLDTMQTLPQFIYLIPVVALFNVGRSAAVAAAVLYALPAVVRITVQGLRQVDPAVLEASRSLGAGTFQQIRQVQVPLARPALMLALNQGVVLVLAMVIVGGFVGSGALGYDVVKGLQKSELGTGLTAGVAIVLLGLVLDRTTQRRRGETATH from the coding sequence ATGAGCGCCGTCGTCACCTCGGCACCGCCGCCGAAACCGGCCGAAAAGGACGAGACGTCGGCGCCCGCGCCGCACCGCTCGCGTCTGGCCCATCCGCTCGTCCGCCGCCTCCTGCCGCTGGTCCTGGTGGCCGCCGTCGCGGTGCCCGTCGCCGCGATGGTATGGGGCAGCGGGACCTGGCCGTCCGCGCTGACGGTCGATGTCAAGACACCGCTCGACGACGCCTACACCTGGGTCGTGCGGAACCGGGAGACCAACCCCGTCTTCCTCTACTTCCTGCTGCACCTGAGCAACTGGGCCGACGGGTCCGTCGGGTGGATGACGGACCTGCTGGTGAACCTGGGCTGGTTCCCGGTCGGCCTGGGCGCCGTCCTGATCTCCTGGCGCATCGGCGGTCTGCGCGACCGGCGCGGATACCGGCTCGCCGTCGTCACCCTGGGCGCCTTCGCCGTGTCGGGCGCGCTCGGCATGTGGGAAGCCACCATGGAGACCCTGGCCCTGATGGCCGTGGCCGTCGCGGTCTCGGCGGTCGTCGGTGGCCTGCTCGGTCTCGCGGCCGGTCTGTCCGAGCGCTTCGAGAAGATCCTGCGGCCGGTGCTGGACACCATGCAGATCATGCCGGCGTTCGCCTACCTGCTGCCGCTGGTGCTGCTCTTCGGCATCGGGGTGCCCTCCGCCCTGATCGCCACGATCATCTACGCGGCCCCGCCGATGGCCCGACTGACCGCGCTCGGACTGCGGGGCGCGGACCCCGGCGTGATGGAAGCCTCCCGGTCGCTGGGCGCGAGCCCCTGGCAGCGACTGCTCACGGCGCGGCTGCCCCTGGCCCGCAAGGAGGTCCTGCTGGGCCTCAATCAGACGATCATGATGGCGCTGTCGATGGTCACCATCGCCTCCGTCATCGGCGCGGGCGGCCTCGGCGAGGAGGTCTTCCAGGCACTGTCCACCGTCGACGTGGGCAAGGCCCTCGCGGCGGGCGTCCCGATCGTGCTCCTGGCGGTCTGGCTGGACCGCGTCACCGCCACCGCCGGCGACCGGCTCGGCGAGGGATCCGACCCGTCCGCGAGCCGTCTGCTGCGCGGCCCCCGGGGCTGGGCACTGACGGCCGTCGTCCTGGCCGTCACCGGCGCCGTGGGGTCGCGACTCCTCATCGAGGAGTGGCCCGAGCCGTGGACGGTGGACATCTCCCGCCCCGTCAACGAGGCCGTGGACTGGTTCACCGGCCACCTCGCCGAGGGCGTGCCGGTGCTCGGCGGCACCCGGGTGTGGGCCGACGGCTTCACCATGTGGGTGCTCGACCCCCTCCGCGACGGGCTGACCGGCACCCCCTGGTGGCTGCTGGTGCTGCTCGCGGCCTTCTTCGGGCTGCTAGCCGGCGGCTGGGGCGCGATGGCGACGGCGGCGACGGCCATGGCGGCGGTGGGCGTCATCGGCGTCTGGGACCGCTCCCTGGACACCCTGTCCCAGGCCGTCGCGGGTGTCGTCGTCACGCTCGCCCTCGGCTGCCTGATCGGCGTGGTCGCGGCCCGGGTGCCGCTGCTGGAACGCCTGTTGCGGCCCCTGCTGGACACCATGCAGACCCTGCCGCAGTTCATCTACCTCATCCCGGTGGTGGCCCTGTTCAACGTGGGCCGTTCCGCCGCCGTCGCCGCCGCCGTGCTCTACGCGCTGCCCGCCGTCGTCCGGATCACGGTGCAGGGCCTGCGGCAGGTCGATCCCGCCGTCCTGGAGGCCTCCAGGTCGTTGGGGGCCGGAACCTTCCAGCAGATCCGCCAGGTCCAGGTCCCGCTGGCCCGCCCGGCGCTGATGCTCGCCCTCAACCAAGGCGTCGTCCTGGTCCTGGCCATGGTCATCGTCGGCGGCTTCGTCGGCTCCGGCGCCCTCGGCTACGACGTCGTCAAGGGCCTCCAGAAGAGCGAGTTGGGCACCGGCCTGACCGCCGGCGTCGCGATCGTCCTGCTCGGCCTCGTCCTGGACCGCACCACCCAACGCCGTCGCGGGGAGACCGCGACCCACTGA
- a CDS encoding ABC transporter substrate-binding protein: MNPKNLRTSRGRKHLVRATTAAAVVLGVTGLSACGAADTGSSSASDSSDSVTIVVPSWVGAEANAAVAKYILENELDTETKLTQLDESVGFDALNSGKADAILEDWGGAPKKVELYVEDKKSVVAGGDLGVVGHIGWFVPKYLADEHPDITDWENLDKYKDLFKTAESGDKGQLLEGSPSYTTNDDAIIENLGLDFKTVYAGSEAAQITQMKEDYKAEKPFITYWWTPQWLNAQIDLVEVKLPEWEEGCDSDPDKVDCGYAQTPLQKYFNADFAESDSDAATFLKNFSWTADQQNEVAAMIADEKMSSDAAAQKWVEANEDVWKKWLP; the protein is encoded by the coding sequence ATGAACCCCAAGAACCTCCGGACCTCCAGAGGCAGGAAGCACCTCGTCCGCGCCACGACCGCCGCCGCCGTCGTCCTCGGCGTCACCGGCCTCAGCGCCTGCGGCGCGGCCGACACCGGTTCCTCGTCGGCGAGTGACTCCTCCGACTCGGTCACCATCGTGGTGCCCTCCTGGGTGGGCGCGGAGGCCAACGCCGCCGTGGCGAAGTACATCCTGGAGAACGAGCTGGACACCGAGACCAAGCTCACCCAGCTCGACGAGTCGGTCGGCTTCGACGCGCTCAACAGCGGCAAGGCCGACGCCATCCTGGAGGACTGGGGCGGCGCGCCGAAGAAGGTCGAGCTGTACGTCGAGGACAAGAAGTCCGTCGTCGCCGGCGGCGACCTCGGAGTGGTCGGTCACATCGGCTGGTTCGTGCCGAAGTACCTCGCGGACGAGCACCCGGACATCACGGACTGGGAGAACCTCGACAAGTACAAGGACCTCTTCAAGACCGCCGAGAGCGGGGACAAGGGCCAGCTGCTGGAGGGCTCGCCGTCGTACACCACCAACGACGACGCGATCATCGAGAACCTGGGCCTGGACTTCAAGACGGTCTACGCCGGCTCCGAGGCGGCCCAGATCACCCAGATGAAGGAGGACTACAAGGCCGAGAAGCCCTTCATCACCTACTGGTGGACCCCGCAGTGGCTGAACGCCCAGATCGACCTGGTCGAGGTGAAGCTGCCCGAGTGGGAGGAGGGTTGTGACTCCGACCCGGACAAGGTGGACTGCGGCTACGCCCAGACCCCGCTGCAGAAGTACTTCAACGCCGACTTCGCCGAGAGCGACAGCGACGCGGCCACGTTCCTGAAGAACTTCTCCTGGACCGCCGACCAGCAGAACGAGGTCGCCGCGATGATCGCGGACGAGAAGATGAGCTCCGACGCCGCCGCCCAGAAGTGGGTCGAGGCCAACGAGGACGTCTGGAAGAAGTGGCTGCCCTGA
- a CDS encoding carboxymuconolactone decarboxylase family protein has product MTTHTDENAAHAPEPPVRLDWARHAPDVYQAMVRLDGAARKGLDPTLYELVKIRASQLNRCAFCVDMHTKDALAAGESIERITQLSAWAESPHFYTPKESAALGLTEAVTLLTEGFVPDEVYETAARHFEEAELARLISLIAVINAWNRFGVTCRMTPGHYRPGKRP; this is encoded by the coding sequence TTGACGACCCACACCGACGAGAACGCGGCCCACGCCCCCGAGCCCCCGGTCCGGCTGGACTGGGCGCGGCACGCCCCGGACGTGTACCAGGCGATGGTCCGGCTCGACGGCGCCGCCCGCAAGGGCCTGGACCCGACGCTGTACGAGCTGGTGAAGATCCGTGCCTCACAGCTGAACCGTTGCGCCTTCTGCGTCGACATGCACACCAAGGACGCCCTCGCCGCGGGCGAGAGCATCGAGCGGATCACGCAGCTGAGCGCCTGGGCGGAGTCCCCGCACTTCTACACGCCGAAGGAGTCGGCGGCGCTCGGGCTGACGGAGGCCGTGACGCTGCTCACCGAGGGGTTCGTGCCCGACGAGGTGTACGAGACGGCGGCCCGGCACTTCGAGGAGGCCGAACTGGCCCGGCTGATCTCCCTGATCGCGGTGATCAACGCATGGAACAGGTTCGGCGTGACGTGCCGGATGACACCCGGTCACTACCGGCCGGGGAAACGTCCCTGA